In Phragmites australis chromosome 18, lpPhrAust1.1, whole genome shotgun sequence, the genomic window AGAGGTGTTCAGCCATTCGTCTCTGGTCAAAGACCTATGAAAATAGATAATTTTCATATGCGTAAAAGAGATcttatataaaaatttattatcataGATGGTTCACTTAAAAgaaccgtctataaaaataggtttttatggACAGTTCTTTAAACGGATTGTTTGTGGAAATAGGTTTTCTTtgacggttccttaagcggaccgttATGAAAACTGATTTCTATAGACGATTCCTTAAACGGAGCGTCTGTGATAATCGATCCCTAAGGTGatattttttttggcaaaaaaagcATCTTTTAGACTGACCAGACACCCCAACGGCTGTGACGTCATAAGCCATAAGTCACGTGATTTTTTGCGTGAAATATAGACGCGTGTGATTCTTGACACTCGAACTCAAAATCTCATAGCTCGTGCGAATCCTCCTTGCCATCCCACTATTGAATGACTACTAATCTTCTAtctaaaacttcaaacgattatttgggtatctaaataacttcaaataagaaaaaattagctacaaagttatagatctcatcgagtgttacaatttttatacaaaatttaatttgtcctaatccaacttcgtatgaaaaaattatgaattttttaagataagctatcatTCATGCAGAGACACATGCTTATGTAAACTGCTTACGTTAATCACCCAAATTTTAAAGATGATTCACATAAAGAATCGTCTCTGAAAATGATTTATTACCACATACGGTTGctataagaaaccgtctgtgaaatCATTCCATTTGCACAAGTGATTCACGTAAAAAACCGCATACGTTAATCATTCTATTGTATAGACAGCTGTTGTAAGCAACTACTtgtaaaaaatttgttttcacagACAACCCGAAACTGCAAGTACTGCCGCCAATTACTCAgacttttttatataaatcGCTTGTGGAAAGGCATCCTAGACgtctaaaaaatagtttttatagtattAACTATATATTCAGAGCTTGTTCATCATCTTTGGAGAAGTGTCAGGAGGTACCACTAATCATAACTTTGGAGGTACAAGAGTTGATGTTATAATTTTGGTACCTCCCGGCGCAGGCAggtgcaccgccgccgcgtgCGCGCCACGTACGCCGACGTTCGTGGTCGCCGTAGCTCGTGATTCAAACGGTTGAGGTCTGATCACGTCGAGTAGCCGCCGATGTAGCGGTAGCAGCAGCAGTGGCGTCACAAAGCATGGGATCACGGGAGCAAGGAGAACCCGGAAAGGAGGCAGCAGGGACCGGCGTAGGAGAACGAACCCGGTCTTCCCTCACAATCGATCACACGCGAGAGCACATGCAAGATCGATCCCATGGCCGGCCGGAGCAGTGGCTGCTGCTACGGGTCATGTGTGCAGGAGAAgatgaatgcatgcatggctaCTCCAAGTCCACCGGGTGATGTGTGCTTTGATTAGTTGAGTGGACCGCCGCGAGGAGGCACCAGCTGCATGCAGCTGCGGTCAAGGCAGACGTTCAGCGTCCGCCTTGCGAATTGACCGAGCCGGTCCGATCATGAGCGATTGCTCTATGATTTTTTGTTTCCTATATGACGGAGCCGGGGCATTTTCGCCATTAGGGTGGGTGTCCTCAAAAGTCAAGACTACCGGTTCAATTCTATTTTTTAGGAACTACCGGTTCAATACAAAAttataattcaaatactctTGTTTGAAGTATTAACAAATCCAAGTctaaagtcaaatccaaattcaaatactcctactAAAGTTTATCCCAAATCAATCCaaaacattttcttttcttctcggGTCacatgttcttcttttcttttggcacAACCCAGCTCCCCAACCCATCCGCGCGGCCTAAAAGGCCAACGACgctgctctcctctccctccatgTGCTGGCTGCCACGCTCCTGTGGCCCAGCTCCCCCGTGCGCGTGTAAGCCCACAGTCGTCCGCTCGCCCGCACGTGCTTGTCTCACTGACACGCAGACCCCATcgcccttctccctcctccagcgcAATATCATGTGTTGTCCGCACCACACTAATACCATCTTCAATGTTGATTACTgtcgaaccggcactgatagagcgctatatatatatgatgttttgtagtagtgtgagaGTGCTAGCGGTGTCTAAATTgtatagctttttttttttactagttAAGTGCTCGTAtgttacaacaaaaatataaatattgggtACAATAAATCAAGTACAAACTTAAAGTATGAAGATGTAAATATGTCGGGAGCGataccgtagtttgatttcagatatgATTCGAAAAGAAGTAAGGGATCATCTACTAATTTCTctcctaatttctttatttattttgattagtaaaatGAATCACATATTTGTAGCCAGTAACAAGGCGGTGAGACTAGAGGACAAAAGCGTATAGcaaaagtagataaattattcaaattttatgagtttttatTAAATAGGAGGAGACTAGAGAGAAGAGATGACGCGGGaatcaatttatattttatatagtagagattattAGTGAATTATATAATTATTGTACCACAAGACCTACCATACACAACCTCACAACAATTGATGCTTTTGTTTAGATTGCTGAAATGAACTAACTTTTGGCAGTGTTTACAATTAAGCAATGTCAATGTTACTTGGTGAGTAAAACAAAGTAattctcctcttctttttccttgtacaatattagtaaaaaaataaaaagatctcCTAAATTCTCCTAAACACTACCAAATAAGGCCAGGCCTACTCAAGGACATGAGTGTACAAATATACATCTaaaaattttatgtatttttttttctatatgcCATGTTTTATAGGTGTGTTTGGTGACTGTGGTCCGCGACGGCCCAAACTTATCTCGCCACGACCTGATGGGTGTTGACGCGGTCACGCATAGCAGCCCCGAAGCCCTCGAGGCACGAGTGACGACCGCGTGTGTGAGTGCATCGGTTCCTAAGAGGTTAAGACTATGTGCGTGATTGTGTGATGACTGCGTGTGTGATGGCCCATGACCTTATGACATGAGTCGCTCTACACTTGACCCGTCAACCGTGAGATGGAGGGCAACGGCAACGCGGGCGTGAGCGAGGTGGGGGCTATGGGGGTGAAGAGTGGTGTGGGCGTGACGGCGACTGTGGTGCTGGCACGAGCGCAACGGGTATGTACATCTAAATTGAAAGTCCTGGGCCCGCCACTACTCTCGAACAATACAAAATTaacaaattttctaaaaaaaattgcatctaTACCACCACTTGCGatgtattttttatctataCCATCAGCCTATGTCACTGACATATAGAGCTAGACCTCATATGTCATTGACACATCTAATGGTACAGATGAAAAGTGTATCTAAAATGGTAATATGGATGCAATATCCCCAAATTTCTAATATGAGTGATCACGCTCCTCCCGTTGCTCGCACATGACTTCTTTTTGTCATAGCTGGCTTCCCTTTGACATTTGTGGGCCTTCGTAAACaacttttctcctcccttttcCTTTCACATAACACAATGGAAGAGGACCCGAGGAGGGTAGAAGAGATCTTGTCTTACAACAACCCATCCCTCTCCACCTCCCACCGCAACAGGGCGCCATTCCATCTTCCGCTGCGGAGGGCGTCCCCTCCACCTCCATCTCCCTAGCGTGTGGCGTGGACTTGAGGAGGTGGCATCCCCGCCACACCGCTAGAGGACGAAGAGCTCGTGCGGCAGCGTCAGTGAAGAAGAAGGTAGCATTCTACattttgtatttttagaatttttatgttGAATTcctttagtgatttttttttttgaaaagtttgaaATCAAACATAGGTCTATTTTGTaagattttttgtttcttttttgataaaaaatactTCCGCGTTTTTCTAGGTCAAAATCCACATTTCTTCCAGATTTTTACCaattttttgtcaaattttttccccagattttctcttttttctcaaaaactttCTCTTCCATATTTTCTTCCAAGATTTTCGATCAATTTTTTTAACTCAAAAGCTTCTTCCCgatttgctttcttttttggaaaaaaaaatgcagaaaaATACAGAGAGGGAGGTGCGGTCCATGCGCCGGCCGCCTGAGGTGGAAGACGATATGGGGACCACTTCTTGTTTCCTGTCTaaaatcaaaaagaaaattctatagAACCCTTTAAAAAAGATTTCTATGAGACCCTGATCTATATTATCCTTCTCCTAATCTAACAGTTGACGCGTATagaagagagaaaaataaaggcACATATCATATTAGAAGAAGAGGTCTTTTGAATAATCCGATCGTATAGAATTTTCTTCCCTAAAATCGTGCTTGAGTTGAGGTGCTCGCATGCGAATTAGCAGGGCTCCAAAACTAAAGACATCCTAAAgtgtttaaaaaaattctagttgCGTGCTGACGTGGATGACAACAATCTCTGCCCAGTGTGACAAAACCAGCACGTAAGGTTGTTGCCATCCGTATCAGTCAGGTaagtaaacatattttttagCTGGAGCATTACTCTCCTCCTAAACAGCAATTTTTATACGTTTTCCAAAGAACTCATTGATTAATTGAGCAATTAAAATACAAGCAAATCCTAATCATAATCCAACCCATATTATCATTCACCAGTTCACGCCCTATATTTGTCTTCCCATTTCATCAAACCAACCCGTGCACGTGTTGGTGCGCATGCAGACGAGGAGCTAACCAcctgcgtgcgtgcgtgcgttgGCTTCGCGTCCGGCGATGGGGTGCTCCAGCTCGAGGGAGGCGCGCGGCGGCGTGGTACCGCCGGCCGCGGTTCCGGCCAAGCGGCGGGAGGGCCTGCGCTCGCGGTCCCTGCCGCGCGCCGCCTCGGCGCTGACCTCCCTCGGCATGTGCCGCGGCGGGCACGACGGCGTGCACGCATACACCAGGCTGCCGTTCGAGGAGAATATGAAGGGAGGCGCCAATGACCAGGCCACGGCTGAGGATAGGCTCCCCGGTGAGGATTCGGCGGCGCAGGTGGAGGGGAGGCATGACGCGCCCAGGACGCCGGCAGCGGTCATGACCGACCTCGAGGATGCCGCGACGGCGGCTTCGTCGTGGACGGCGCAATGGCAAGAAGAACCAGCGCTGTCTTCGCCGCAGCTGCAGCCGGCGCCTGACCTTGACCCGGCGATCTTAGCCGGCTTCCGGCAGACCGTGGACGAGCCGTCGCCGTCGCACCCGGCGCTTCTCTACCCGGAGCACGAGAACCCGTCGCCGCGGGGGCCGACGGAGGAGACCTGCGACACTGACATGGGGACGCCAGCCGCGCGCGGCATACCGGAGGTCACGGGCTTCATGCGCGCGCGCGTCGACGAGTTCCATGAACAgatggaaaagaagaagaaggcaacgGCCGACGACGCCCCCGACGTTAAGGACTACGACTTGCCGACGCCAAGGCGCCGGCCGGCGCACGCGGGGAAGGCGGTGGTGCTGTACTTCACCAGCCTCCGCGGCGTGCGCAGGACGTTCGAGGACGGCCGCGCCGTGCGCGCCATCCTGCGGTGCTACCGCGTGCGCGTGGACGAGCGCGACGTGTCCATGCACGCCGCCTTCAAGTCCGAGCTCCGCGACCTTCTCGGCGCGGACTTCGTGGGGCCCGTGCTGCCGCGCGTTTTCGTGGACGGGCGTCACGACCTCGGCGGCGCCGAGGACGTGCGCGCGCTGCACGAGGCCGGAGAGCTCGCGCGCGCGCTGGCCGGGTGCGAGGCCGCGCCGGCGGGCAGGCCCGGGCACGTGGGCGCGTGCGCGTCGTGCGGCGAGGCGCGGTTCTTGCCATGCGAGACGTGCCACGGCGGCTGCAAGGTCTTCGTCGACGACGAGGGGTGCCGCTTCGCTGGCTTCTTCCGGCGGTGCCCGGACTGCAACGAGAATGGGCTAATCCGATGCCCCGTGTGCTGTTACTGAGTGTTCGGTAGAAATCAGTGCTGtaatcaaaaaagaaaatcatagatTGAAGTGTTTATCAGGTTGCTTGTTCGTAGTTGGTGGGAATTGAACTCTACTTCTCAGTAAAATTAGAGTAGGAAGGTACTTCAAATGTGAAATTACGGTTTGTTCTCGTAGGTTCCAGATAATCTCCTTTCACCGGTTCATATTGTTCTATACTTAGTGAACCCTagtttatttataaaaaatatttagaatttttaaaccACTCTAATACTCTAGataaaatcgtgagttaaataaaaaacattaaCACACAGTACACACAACAGCTAGCTAGCACAAGACCGTGGATGGCCTTGTCCGAGTTTTTAGGACGGCTCAGCTCATATAGCATGTAAGAGAATATTCTCTTTAATTCAATTGGATGATCCTATCCACTCATGTCCACAAACCAAATACCAGTGAGAGTTTAATGATATATTTGGTTGCGTGTATCAGGGTTGGTTTGGGTTACGAGACAagatatgcaaaggttcacgacTTAGTTCCAAGATCGAATCAGataatcgagtactcctacaagtgctctgataaaaaaaactgacaTTAGATGTTATATACACAATGACATAttaagggtacgatataaatggatacatatTTTACGCGGTTGCTCAaaatgagaagagcatatatcAGAACAGTGATGTTCGTATAAATGCTTATAAGAATGACAtacagaggggcacatactatgatcaaatagaggagatctgggagctgaactacttagGTTTCAATGTAGCCTTGTTTTGGTGTCGTTGGGTAAATAGGGCAAAgagtgtcactaatgacaagtatggattcactagcgttgatctcaaacatgttggataaaagtctgaacccttcataCTTACTAAAGATGTTCGTCAAGTCTTTTATGtaactgacacaacaaagaagaaatacTATGTGGTTCTCTTTGAGAAAAGACATATCGTCGAAattgcaaacgtcgttgatgaggaggagttcaatcaattcgatgaaatgcCCCCTTTTTCTACTGCAATAGTGTCACGCCTTTCGCTGACCGAGAAAGCTCCATACCTGcgctccgaccataacgaagggatccatgtcaagaaagcatggaaatgacgaatttgaatttgagtgtcaaatattaatgtcaacttatttgaatttgtaatattaaggtcaaatttgaattttatgtTTCAAGTTATTTAAATTTCTAAGATGTGAGGGGTGATATTATTAACCTGTCACTTTTATAactaataggtgacgggtaaataACATAACC contains:
- the LOC133899456 gene encoding uncharacterized protein At5g39865-like — translated: MGCSSSREARGGVVPPAAVPAKRREGLRSRSLPRAASALTSLGMCRGGHDGVHAYTRLPFEENMKGGANDQATAEDRLPGEDSAAQVEGRHDAPRTPAAVMTDLEDAATAASSWTAQWQEEPALSSPQLQPAPDLDPAILAGFRQTVDEPSPSHPALLYPEHENPSPRGPTEETCDTDMGTPAARGIPEVTGFMRARVDEFHEQMEKKKKATADDAPDVKDYDLPTPRRRPAHAGKAVVLYFTSLRGVRRTFEDGRAVRAILRCYRVRVDERDVSMHAAFKSELRDLLGADFVGPVLPRVFVDGRHDLGGAEDVRALHEAGELARALAGCEAAPAGRPGHVGACASCGEARFLPCETCHGGCKVFVDDEGCRFAGFFRRCPDCNENGLIRCPVCCY